The DNA segment cggctgctgctggggccccAGGGACGGGTGAGTGGGCGCCGCGTCAGGGTCGTGTGCCGCAGCATAGGGGGGTGGACGGCGGGCTGCCGAGCGGGCGTCGCGGCCCGGCGGAAGGGAGACCTGGGGACGGTCCCCCGGTGATGGGACGGGGGGATCGCGGCGGCTGAAGGCGGTGCCGTTGTCCGAGCGCGTCTCTTGATGGCTGCGGGTCGTGGGGCGTGACGGCCGTGGTGGTTCCCCGCGGACAGCGCCCAGGAAAGGCTGTCCCCAGCAGGGCACCGGCTGTGTCGGGGCGTGAggcggccgggggctgctgtgCCGCACACACACacgggagggggcgcgggggagAAAAAGTAATAGAAAACTGAGGCAGGGATCCCATCCGCTTCAGACCCCGCCTCTGAGAGCCCGACTGGTGCTGCCTTTGCGTCGAaataacatcatagaatcatagaatcgtctaggttggaagggacctttcagatcatctagttcaaccatcaacttaacactgacaaaaccaccgctaaaccgtgtccctcagcaccacgtcggcccgtcttttaaatacctccagggatggtgattccaccactttgGTGGAATCAAATCAATCCGCCAGCattgggcagcctgctccaatgcttgataaccctttccatgacgaattttttcctaatatccaatctaaacctcccctggcacaacttgaggccgtttcctcttgtcctatcgcctgttacttgggagaagagaccgacccccacctggctacaccctcctttcagggagctgtagagagcgataaggtctcccctcagcctccttttctccaggctgaacacccccagctccctcagccgctcctcataagacttgtgctccagacccctcaccagcttcgttgcccttctctggacacgctccaacacctcaatgtcttttttgtggtgaggggcccaaaactggacacagcactcgcagtggggcctcaccagtgccgagtacagggggacgatcacttccctagtcctactcaccacactgttcctgatacaggccaggatgctgttggccttcttggccacctgggcacactgctggctcatattcagctggcagtcgaccaacacccccaggtccttttctgccaggcagctctccagccactctgccccaagcctgtagcgctgcgtggggtggttgtgacccaagtgcaggacccggcacttggccgtgctgaacctcacaccattggcctcggcccatcgatccagcctgtacagatccctctgtagagccttcctaccctcaagcaggtcaacactcccacctaacttggtgtcatctgcaaacttactgagggtgcactggatcctcttgtccagatcattgataaagatattaaacagaacaaaaagtcTGTTAGTTACTGACTTGGCAGCGTACCGTTAATCGTTTCAACCTCCTGTTTTTCAGCCCCAAAATCTCAATCCATAGAGTGTTATTTATATACAAAAACTATATAACTTAGTTTGATGTCAAGATATTTTGGAAGAGAtcatgctttttctctgtttcacgtgacttaaaatgaaaaagagcatTCATTATGTATTGAACATAAAGGCAATTGTGAAAAAGCTTACGCAAACTCTATAAAGTGTACACTAACTATCAAAAGGACAAGCACTTACTTAGAATATAATACCAGTTCATTTATAATTCAATAAATTAGTGTTGCTTCTTTTAGGTGTCTGGGAGCCATGTGTGTAATCAGTACAGAATGTCCAGTTctttgccagaggaaaaaaaagacttactgCAAAATGGACCAGACTTGCAAGACTTTGTATCTGGAGATTTGTCAGACAAGAGCACATGGGCTGAATATAAAGGCAATTTAAAGCGTCAGAAAGGAGAAAGGTAATTGTGATTTTAAACAACTGTAGTTGCTCCCGTGCAGTATCTTGCATGTCTACTACAAAATGTctacagtgtatttttattaaaatgtgttGTACTGGCTTGCCAATTTTGCAATTTTTCAAGAAAGAACAAACACATTATTAACTTAAAATATGTAAGAAACATGAAGACGTGGTATTTTCTCATTTGAGTGCCTGTGCTGTGGCTTGTATTAAATTACAAATACACATCAGTAGGTGAGTGTACCTTACTTTGGTgttgaaaaaatattattgatagagcaaaacaaacaaatgaagattaaattaaaaaaaatgcttaaacgTCCATATTTCCAGTTATAAAGTTGATCAGACTTTATGATAGCTGTGCGACATACGCTGCCATTAATTGTTGCTGTCTCCAGTGTGGCACTATTAAATCCCATTGGTACAGTTAACAATTTCAAACCTTCCAATGACAACAAACTCCTACTCTTGAAACCACATCTTACTCTTTGGGATGATGATAAACATGGAAGAGAGAAGTCTATTATGACTATGAATGATGTTAATAGTGTTTGCTAGTTTCAAGGAACCTTTCCTAGTTGGCATCTGTAACAAATTAAAGTGGATCTATGAAATTAATGGAAGCTTACCATGTAATTTATTAATCTTTATGTTTGCTTGATGTTATTCAGGCTGCGACTTCCTCCATGGCTGAAAACAAAGATTCCCATGGGAAAGAACTACAATAAACTAAAGAATACCTTGAGAAGTTTAAATCTTCATACGGTAAATCTAGTTTTCCTGTAGAAATAAGGCATGTTTTacacataaaaaattatttctctgtagaGGACAGGTAGAAATCACACCTTGCATGATCTTCAACACTGAAACCAAGCCCAATGCTGATCCTTGTTGCCAGAGGTGAATTTTATCCATAAAGAATGAAGACAAATCCAGCAAAGTATTTCATGTTTTTCCTGCTGAGATTTTAAATACTAGGGTTTACTACTTGCATCTCCAAAGAGATCAGAAGATGCTATGTGTGACTGCTTTTAATGGAAATACAGACGATTTCAGAGTTATGTACATGTTTTGcatgaaaagaaattctaggaatatatgtatttcattaaatatacCTTCCAGGTGGTAAAAAGTGGTGGGTATACATggagagcttttttcctttttttttccagactaagatCATGCTTTGATGAATCATAGACGTTGTGAACATTTtatcaatttttaaatttaaaatgttaatgacaATCTGTGCTAATTAATAAGGCAGTTACATGACTGAGGAGTTTCTGGAGTTGTGAAGTAGAGGAAGAGAAGGGCAGTGGACGTCGGGAAACAGTTCTTCTCTTCCTAGCTATTCTACTGACTTCTTGTAGAACAACATGTAACTCTTTTTAATCTCCTCATTTATCGCGGAAGGAATTATGTTTTGTTTGTAGGCTACTGTTGAAATTGTTTATTAATATACTTTGCtgtaataatacagaaaaaaagacaggtaCATTACTGTCTTTTAGGTATGTGAAGAAGCACGTTGTCCCAACATTGGAGAATGCTGGGGAGGTGGTGAATATGCTACGGCTACAGCTACTATTATGGTAAGCCATTAACCATTTCTTAAATATTCTAGCAATGTTTGATCTCTACTGTAGTGGTGTGGGTTTATTACAAGAAATTTAGAGTAAATCACTGTCATTATTTTGCTTAGTATTGGGATTTATCTGATCTAGCGTACGCAGCTGAGCAGTAGTGATGTGTGCAATGTAAAGGTAGGAATGTCTTTCTTATTTCAGCTGATGGGTGACACATGCACTAGAGGTTGCAGATTTTGTTCAGTCAAGACAGCAAAAAATCCACCTCCACTGGATCCCGAGGAGCCTTACAACACAGCAAAGGCTATCGCTGAGTGGGGCTTGGATTATGTGGTATTGACCTCTGTGGACAGAGATGGTTAGTACCTTGTCTCTCATCTTCAGCCTAAGCTCTCGTACACGTTACATGGGGTAAACACAGATAAACATTTATCACTCAGCACAATTGTTGGGGATTACCATTTTAAAGGAGTCAACAATGCTGAAACTTTGGAAAGTTTCTACATATTCTTAGTATTTCTCTATGTCTGGTGAAATATGACAGTGAAATGTAACACTTATTAAATATTAAGATATCGCAGtactttattttaactttttttttctcaaaatacatacatatagacCATGTTCTATTATTTgatcagaaaaaaccccaaaccacagaTATTCATATACAATACCATTACAGAACTTCCTTCCAAAAACTAAACCTGGAATAAATTACACTTAACAAAACTGAAAGTTGCCTTTTTCTAAGGATGTAGTAGCTGCTTTGTGGTGACATCACATAGGTGGGGAAAGCCATTGTAAAGGTTACTCAGTATACTTTGGTGGAAAGTCCAGTAGCTTCAAAGTGGCTTAGAGTACAAAAGCAATACTATCTATATATTTCAATTTTTGAAGAACTGTTTCTCAGACCAAAACCATAACCAGATAGAGCCATTCTGTGCTCAAGCTGACAGCGAACCTAGAGACAGATAAAATTCGGAGTAAACATTTGAAGTCTGCCCTAAACAATCACAGACTTTGTGCAGGACAAGGCTTGGTGGAGTATCTGTTGTAAACCTTTGGCATAAGTGGTAAGATAAGACTGGGGTTTGGCTAACATCTGCTTTATTAGTTTGCGTTTAAATTTGACTCTGCAGTTATTTTGTGGCTTTGCTGATAAGTAAATACACTTCTTGAACAGAAAGGTTAACTGAATAATTGAAATGCTTCTAGATATGCCTGATGGTGGTGCAGAACACTTTGCAAAGACAGTCTCTCATCTGAAAGAAaggtatatttttaatgtattactattattattacgaCTTTAGAATGTGGTACTGCATATAGGTCAAAACTACCTTTAGCTGGATTATTCCAGGGGCCCTGCAAATACAAAAATCTGCTCTTAGGCTATctatgtcctttttttctttttccccctcctgtttttcatctttctcataTAATGGCCCCCAAAACTATTTTGAATTTGGATGCATTTCCCATTTAGCCCAGGCTTATTTAAAGCTAAGCGCTGCATTATTTCTTTGACCGTGTGGCTCGTTTACTAGGAAATGAGCACATACTCCTGAGGTATGTTTCTTCTTGAAGCTTGGGGCTCAGACGCGTTGGATTTAGGTAACGGTGTCACCGCGTGACAGAAGCAGCCATGTTTCTCTTTCGGTGGTGATGAGGTTGCTGGGCATTTTCCCACCATGGCCATCTTTGCGATGGTGCTTTCCCGACCTGTTCCGCCTTCCCTCTCTGCCTCGGTGCCCTCTACGCCGTTTGACAGCGTATTTGTCTACCTGCAGGTTTAATTCGTAGAACCTCAGGGAAGCCTTTATCCGGTGTATCTTGGGGCTCCAAAGGCTCCTGCAGTTTTCCCCACCTGCCTTTCTGAGCCGAAATCTGGCTCCTGGACATCAAAATGAGATTCCAGGGCAATAACACAGAGTTTTCTTATCCCCGTAGGCAGGATCATAGCTCTTCTGTATTTTGGATATTAAACTTAAGTTAACCTGCCACCAAGACACGTGAAAAATGACGTATGAACAGTGAATGTGGATGATTTGGAGGCTGTTGGAATcgcttttatatttattatttggcTTTCATTCTGTTTCAGCTCGCACCAGTGAAATCAGGCATCAAACACGTGACACGTTGTTTGAATTGTGATACAAGTATTTGCAGAAATCAGTTGTTTTAGAAGCGTATCCCGAATTAACTTTTCTTATCAGAGCATCATTTATTTAACAGCTAGGACtcgatgatcttcaaggtcccttccaacctcgataATTCTGTGAagtaatgtttggggttttttttttgctctattGATCGCTATATTGACGCAAACCCCGCAGCCGTGTTTATTTTCGGCCTCTCCTTTTCCAGGAACCCGAAGATCCTGGTGGAATGCCTGACTCCCGATTTCCGAGGGGACCTTGCGGCCGTGGAGAAAGTGGCGTTGTCGGGGCTGGACGTGTACGCCCACAACGTGGAGACGGTGCCGCAGTTACAGCGGTGAGCACCGGCGGGGCgagaggggggacagggacaggcggGAACGGCTCCACGcacaccggccccgccgccggggccttCCCTCTCGGGGACAGGGCCGCAGCCCGAAATGGCGGGGGGCGCGCGCTCCCAGCCTGCCGCGCGCCacgccgcgcccgcccgcccgccgccagaGGGCGCCCTctccccgcgccgcgccccgtccccgcggtcggcgggcagggggggccgcgccccggccccggtccTCGCAcgcacccccaacccccccccacggcgggggccgcgggggtgGCAGCCTTGGGGACGGGGAGCACGGCTTTGGGACTCAAACCAGCGGGAAACGCCCGGTCAGCGTCACGCCAAACGTCTTAAGTTGCCATTTTCGCTCTGTAGACGCAGAAGGCTGTTTTCTCCGCGTCTCTAACTTCTCTGcaccccttccccccaccccccaccccccccaccttgtGCTGAAAATACGCAAAGGACGGTGCGTGATCCCCGAGCCAACTTTGAGCAGTCCCTACGGGTGCTGAAGCATGCTAAAGAGGTCCAGCCCGGCGTCATTTCGAAAACCTCCCTAATGCTGGGGCTAGGCGAGACAGATGAACAAGTATATTCCACAATGAAATGTAAGTTGGTGTGGAAATATATGCCAAAATTCACAGGTATGAATTTtattgcatcagaaaaaaattgtgagcATCTTTGCCTCTATGTGCAAATTGGTTTGTTGGTGCAGGAAATGTTTTCTAAGCtttatgggggtgggggggaagttcGGTTAAAAAAGATtgaacttctgaaatattttgtcttcataCGGCTTTCAGATTCAATTTGACAGGTAGATCCAGTTCATGTTGATTTCAATGGAAGTGGAAGCGATCTTTGTGTGACTATATTAACGTTCTTATCTTTGCAATACTTAAATAATGGGCTTGCAACATAGTTGCCTTATGGTGCATTCCATTTTAGAAATAGCAGACCTGATtgtttaaaatagtttatttcagCTTACTTAGGTGCAAAAATAGTTATTGTCCTTGGAGCTGTAGCATGTTCTTATGTCTTCATGTAAATGTATATTTAAGAGGAGAAAATTTCACAGTGGTAAGTGAATGCAATGCGCTTGCAAGAAGAAATTCATAAATCCTTGGGCATTTCTCCCATATCCCGAAAGAATGTCTACCTGGGACTTTATTTTGTGTACAGCAACCCATATTAGAATGTATTGATGTAGTCTAGTTCTGCAGCTGTCCCACAGTCTGCACCGTAAAATTACGGTTCCTGCTTTTCCCACTCTTCCGGCCTGGCATTTCCTAGCCACAAGAGTCTGAAAGTTCAGATTTGGTGCTATTTGTTTTCAGGTCACTTTCATGGATGTATTCGGAGCCAAGCTTTACCCACCACATCCGTTCGGTTACTCTAATTttgttccctttcccttctctgggTACGAGTTAAAGAACACATAAATGTGCTGATATCGAACCAGTTTCTTTACAGGACCGTGTCAATCTAAACAGAGATTCCAGGGTAGCAGTGAGTGTAATGCTGTAGTCTTTTCTTCCTACGTGACGTGGGGCAACCAGCCCAAGTAGACAGAAAATATGTGGAGATAGATATTCATGCAAAATCTGATTCCTCAGCCATCCCTTTGTTCAGAATACCCCGCTACCAACTGCAGTGAATGTAATTCTTCAGGCTAGCTGAGTATCAGGTGTCTGGATTTCCCTCTGTAAGTAGACTACCTGAGCTCATTTGCTGTATATTGATTCTAGTACATAAGCAAATTTTAGCAGGCAAAGTTTATGAGATTCTGCAGGCATCAAAACTAACATCCATCCTAAGGGTGTCAAACTGGCAAAAGATGTTGGCATTTTCCCCTGATTTATAGCTCTTTAGAATTGCCCACATCTTTTCAGCACAAAATCTCTTGAAACAGTGGAGAGGTGCCAACTGGATGTGCACGCGTCCATTTTTTTGTCAAACGAAGGCTCTGACCTGAAGACAGaatgaaaagcagcaagataAAAAAGATGAGAGCACGTCATCTCTGCAGCGAGACACGCGACTGCAGAGAGTGCAGCGCAGTGGTGTTCTCTCTAGCTTTAAACTAGACAGCTCAGGCCTTGCAGCAGCGTGGAGCTCACCATGTGAGACGTGGCTACGGCTCGTGGAGGTTGCAAGGTCCCTTTGCTGCGGAGCAGAAGGTACCCCCCGCGGGCTACTGCAGAGTGACTTTGTTCAGACTTGAAAGGAGGGTGTTTTCTAATTGCTGACGATCCCTTGTGATCCTTCTGCCACTAACAGGGAATTTTGGTTTCACAGTATTGCGGGAAGCAGACGTAGATTGTTTGACCCTAGGACAGTACATGCAACCAACAAAACGTCACCTAAAGGTAAAAATGCCTTTAATTTACAGGCGATGTTACGGTCTGTACCTTGCATAGTCGAGTTTCCTCTTTCTAAGTTGAGGCTTGATACGCATCCTTACCTTAACTGTGGATGTTGGGAAAAATTTCGTTCCTTGTTTAACCCGATCTTCATCTGTTGTGTCCTCTTCACTAAAAGCTGACCCTTCACTCAGCTGTCTAATCCCTTCCATCTTCTGCAGACTTCCTACTGCTACTTGCTGCCGTTAGCTGGGGAGGCAGCTAGAGCTGAAGCTCAGTTCTGGAAAACGAGAATCTCAGTGTGTCTCAAACATAATGGCTCGAGCCAGCTCCCCTTCGCTATCTCATAGGCCCTCCCTTAATGGTGCCACTTCAGCTGGGGGAAATGAgcattttctccttctgtaatCTGTCCGGAGCTTGAGTCTCTGTCCTGTTCCTGTCTTTCACCAAAATAACTGTGAGTGAAGAGATTTGTAGGactattgtatttttttttttactaactttGACATAAAAAAGGTTTGCTCGAACGGACCATTCAAAAACTGAGTGAAGAAAATGATAAAGCAacaattagaaattaaattctaaaCTTTTCAGCtgaatatgaaaaggaaataaaattcattcttttggtagaaagcagagagaaaattaagTTTGTGACTTGACTGCTGAAATTTTTGGAGTGTAAAATTTTGAACTTGCGATATAACTGTGTTTCATGTCACTACATGCTAGCTATAGCCATTTCCTTTGCATTAATACCTGCTCAAAATGAATTCTTTTCACCCAGGTTGAGGAGTACGTAACTCCTGAAAAATTTAAGTACTGGGAAAAAGTAGGAAATGATCTTGGATTCCATTACACTGCTAGCGGGCCTCTAGTGCGCTCCTCCTATAAAGCAGgtaaattactgaaaaacattAGATTCTTTAGCACGTAACAttttaatacataaaattaaaacgTTGACATAATACACAACAAAGCTCACCTTAGCTCAAGGACAGCTCATATTGtcgtcctttcctttttttttaattatttacactTACTATCATCTATAGCTCATCTAAATACATCAGTATGACAGTAATTGGTATTTGTCCAATTGCTGTGCTTCTTAAGCTAATTTTCTGCCAAACCTGGTTTGTACTCTACGTAATGGGTGAGGCAGGAGAAGGGGTACCCAATTTGCAAGTTTTCCTTTACATTCTGCCTCTTGGACACTTCAGGGTTTCATGGGGCCCTTTGTGGTTTGTGATGTAATTTTGTTGCTTTAGGCAGAATTTATTTACAGTCCCCTAGAAATAATTAGATACGTTTATGGCAGTGCTTTTCCTGACAAAGCACGGGGTATGAAGTAGCAGCTGATATTAATAGAACTATTGTGTAGGTCCAACATCCTGCAAAACATCCTCTGCCCCAGAGAAGACTCACCTGGGGCACCTTGCTTCTCAGCCTGCTTTAACGCCAGCTCAAACGAGACTTATAGCAGGTCTCACAAGTTGCTGATACTTTATGaaacaggaattaatttttaattgaatcaCTCCACTTTTGCCTGTTGGAgagcacagagaagcagagctATTTCATAAAACTGGGTATGAGGAAAATCAGGATTTTGGGGTTGAAGGGGTTGTTTGGTGGGTTATgggttttatttgggttttgggtttttttacatccCTGCTGTATTGAAAGTGCTGTTATATAGAATTGAATTACTATAGAATACTAGTAAGAACAATGGTTTTGTAGAATAGAATACTCGCGTTAAATGAGAATGCgtattgttttgctttatttcattgaAATATGTACAAAccattttggtgcttttttttgccttttaattagGTGAATTCTTCTTGAAGAACTtggtagaaaaaagaaagacaaaagccaTCTGAAAATGAGAGTGAACCTATTTAAAGCAGCCAGTTTTAAGGATCCCTTTTTTCAGCATATAATTATACTCGGTTCCAGAAATGCAGAAGACCAGATGGTGGATGTATGAGTAAACTTACTGTCTGTCCAGAACACTTTTCTCTCACCGAAACACTTCACAGTATTTTACCTAATTCCTCCTGGCAGGGCTACAACTACTTCTGGTGTTCAGCAGAAAGTGAGAAGATAGAACTGATTTTGAAAGAGTGATGGAACCGAGGTGGAAGAAAtgtaagctgaaaaaaaaagaatggacaGATTTAAGTAAACGGGTTTGATACTACCACCAATATTAGTGCAGCTGGGTACTTGTGAAGATTGCTGATAACTGGTAATTTGAAAGGTACTGGTATTTTGGTGTATCTTACCATTATGTAACACAAGTTTGCAGGGAATCTGGGAAATAGAGTTCTGAAGATTGTGTACACGATGAAGGACCATATTAGGGCTGTCTTGAACCACACCAGAGAAAATATCAGTAATGCTCTTTCAAGAGATGGTATCTCTTATACCTGCACCTTAAGAAAATGAGCTACGCCATTCTGATCGCTGATGCTTTCCAGGTGCTTGCATGTGTGAGCCTTGGTCAACGCAAGGTATCAAGTTGAAGAAAACAAGAGCCCTTTCTGGCAGGACAGTTAACCTTGTGTAGATACCATATAATTTAAACCATATGGGAAATCAACGTTGGCATAACAGCATAAATAGAGCCACCCCCAGTTTGGGTACCTGACTATAACAAACCCCACTGAGTTGCGCAGGTGCTTCTTTGGTGTTGGGTACAcgagctgctgctgttctgtacTGTGCTTCTACTCCACGGGTATCCTCTTCCCGTTAAAGGGAAGTTAAATGCCCCGTCTGAGGGTGGTTGTGCTTGATTGGTCTGGTTACCTGCCCCCTGGAGACCCGGTCTGGCTGTTAAACCGGAATGCAGAGAAGTGAACGCATCATAGATGAAATGGGGAATCCGTTCCGTATCGTACTGAGctcaagcagaaataaaagcatggCTTATGGTATACTAGCAGGTGGAAATTTGTATTCTCTTCACAATCATGATAGTTCGAAGTGCATCTCTAATAATTCTCAGTTGTCTGCTGTGGACATCAGGTACAGTTTTTGAACTGGCTTAAGCTGTATCTTCATGGAGTTATTTGGGAAACATGCTGGGAATTTGTTATCTGGTCCCAGTCTCTCACCATGCAGGTAATCCTAGTGCTGGCTGTAGTACTTGTCTAAATTAGTCTATACAAAGAGTGGACCCTCGGCCCACCCCATACTTGGCAAGATGTTAGAAGTAAGGCAGCTAATTAGCAAGTTAATATATAGGAGAAACTTGGTATTGTCATGAACAACAAAAATCAGATTATGCCACTGAGGCCAGTGATGCACAATTGACACTTGACAAAATGAAATACTGCAGTTGGCTAATGTAGCCAAGCCTATAGAGACAAATAGCCTTAAACTAGAAGGAATGTACTAATTCAACAGTATAATGGAAGCGTAAATTAGGGGAAGAGAAACCTGAGCCatgaagaacagagaaacagaaatcttAATAGCTGTACTTTTTAAAGGCAGAGATAAAGGCaaggcttctttttattttaaaaaaaccccactctaaatattaaataataataatttttaaaattttgattaaaacaaaaaagtctgaCCACTAGTCTTGGAAAGACCAGGCATATTGGGAGCCAAAACTGCCCTGCTTCAGCTGAAGCATGCTGAATACCAGAGCAGTGGAAGGTTATCAGCTACCCTATGGAAATCCAACACTCCCTCCACAGCAGCGGGCAGGGAGGGGCACAACATTAACTCCCCGATACCCACACATTTAACAGCTGCCAGCCTTTATTAGAGGTTGCTGCTATAAATAACGGTTCTGATTTAACAGAATATTACTGTAGCTTTTGCCAAGTTACTGCTCTTTCAGCATAGCAACACCAGAAATGGGGGAAAAGGAATTCTGAGCCATACAATTATCAAACTCTGACAAGAGGACATTGCACAGTAATTGTCCGtgacttctttacagtgagagaAATAACACTTCTGGAAACACAGTCCAATGTTATTTCACGTTAGAATTTTATGAATTGCTGCTGGGGAATGGTTTGGGTGATGATCTCACACTTTTACACAACTGTCTGCCAGCTGGTACCAAGTTTCGGAAGCTATGTAAGCTATTTTCTAACTGCATGTTTTGCTGCAGTTTCTGAGGAAAGCAGTCACAGTGTGACTTCACagatagttttgtttgtttgtttgtttgaagagTCTTTGAGGATCTCTCACAATTTGTACTGTAAAAATTACCAGTCTTGAAGTGTTTTTCC comes from the Chroicocephalus ridibundus chromosome 5, bChrRid1.1, whole genome shotgun sequence genome and includes:
- the LIAS gene encoding lipoyl synthase, mitochondrial isoform X2; this translates as MSSSLPEEKKDLLQNGPDLQDFVSGDLSDKSTWAEYKGNLKRQKGERLRLPPWLKTKIPMGKNYNKLKNTLRSLNLHTVCEEARCPNIGECWGGGEYATATATIMLMGDTCTRGCRFCSVKTAKNPPPLDPEEPYNTAKAIAEWGLDYVVLTSVDRDDMPDGGAEHFAKTVSHLKERNPKILVECLTPDFRGDLAAVEKVALSGLDVYAHNVETVPQLQRTVRDPRANFEQSLRVLKHAKEVQPGVISKTSLMLGLGETDEQVYSTMKLLREADVDCLTLGQYMQPTKRHLKVEEYVTPEKFKYWEKVGNDLGFHYTASGPLVRSSYKAGEFFLKNLVEKRKTKAI
- the LIAS gene encoding lipoyl synthase, mitochondrial isoform X1, whose protein sequence is MSLLPRGRCGGAAAAATAARRLLLGPQGRVSGSHVCNQYRMSSSLPEEKKDLLQNGPDLQDFVSGDLSDKSTWAEYKGNLKRQKGERLRLPPWLKTKIPMGKNYNKLKNTLRSLNLHTVCEEARCPNIGECWGGGEYATATATIMLMGDTCTRGCRFCSVKTAKNPPPLDPEEPYNTAKAIAEWGLDYVVLTSVDRDDMPDGGAEHFAKTVSHLKERNPKILVECLTPDFRGDLAAVEKVALSGLDVYAHNVETVPQLQRTVRDPRANFEQSLRVLKHAKEVQPGVISKTSLMLGLGETDEQVYSTMKLLREADVDCLTLGQYMQPTKRHLKVEEYVTPEKFKYWEKVGNDLGFHYTASGPLVRSSYKAGEFFLKNLVEKRKTKAI